A stretch of the Comamonas testosteroni TK102 genome encodes the following:
- a CDS encoding Pls/PosA family non-ribosomal peptide synthetase — protein MSDTVVLRGPERPDLLRHEVLADIFEATAAAHPEQIALIEGQGEQLRQCSYAQLDADASRAAHRLIEAGIRPGDMVGLWLPRGMELLTLQLAIAKTGAAWLPFDAETPTERIATCLGDANAKALLISERQTHLVQAQAGISAQVFSDTALLAQLPAGTALRRRDGAQPGHPAYVIYTSGSTGKPKGIAITQGSICHFLRSENARLGVHRGDKVYQGFSVAFDMSFEEIWISYLVGATLWLAPREIAGDPEALPRALVEQQVTVLHAVPTLLALFAQDVPTLRLINLGGEMCPESLVARWANREDGGQRQMFNTYGPTEATVSASLAELRAGEPVTIGTPLPNYGLVVVQVIEADSFPAGTAPALVGLPQGEVGELCITGPGVAAGYLGRPGLTAEKFLANPWAQGPHDTRLYRTGDLARIDAQGQIHCLGRADDQVKIRGFRVELGEIEAVMAQQPGVGTTAVLLRQDEGIDQLVAFYVPTEVAAPPAHSTLRAALAERLPPYMAPARFEALAEMPRLTSGKIDRKALKVRQLSAAMDASGSDLPETPAEEVLFAALAQLFPGQSIRRGLDFFSDLGGHSLFAARLTSLLRADARFARATVSTIYQQRHIGLIADALQAAMLADDEATVGVPPRPFRIHSAWRRWRCGAAQAVAIPLLVLIKMAQWLAPFFTYHFFTGDENDSVWFAVAMSVLAFAIATLAEFAIAWAGKWLVAGRLKPGRYPLWGWTYFRWWFADRLVEAVPIAMITGSSLHPLWLRALGAKVGLETNLGSMTVRAPDLLVIGDGVSVGNAVSLENARVEGGELVLGRIAIGNEVCIGSYVVVEGNTRLEDWAHLEGQSALADGMVQPARSIWAGSPARAVGEFDPGSLPPRQTAGRLRQALEMLVFLAGGLLVATLFFMPVFPTFMLIDVLDVEAISVRPLLEQGVVDAGGAFMLRLLKFFVLALPSSLVLVACTVLAAALVRYLFLPRTRAGTWSVHSGRYLGKWLVNQIQEASLSTLHGIYATVYSSTWYRLLGAKVGRQTELSTALGVVPDMLTLGDECFVADAVMLGDELIDGGWMTVKPTVVSRRSFIGNGAYVPDGSTIPENVLIGVMTAVPRNADMQSGDTWLGAPAINLPAREVAQGYPEHLTFAPSAWRRVARGLVEAVRIAVPHALVIAVGYAIVLDAMPLASEERWGAVVLDLAISGVLFGIVAFFLVALFKWLTIRRYGKTAVPMWTPFVWLSEAATNMYEGMAVPNFLRYLRGTPWLPLAMNLMGCKIAASVYLDTTDITEHDCVTIGAHSELNALCCPQTHLFEDRVMKIDHVSIGSRVTMGARCTVLYSASVGDDVQLGPLTLVMKGETLPARTRWEGAPAAPARRRTGTA, from the coding sequence ATGTCTGACACTGTTGTTTTACGTGGGCCCGAGCGGCCAGATCTGCTGCGCCACGAGGTGCTGGCCGATATCTTCGAAGCGACCGCCGCAGCCCACCCCGAACAGATTGCGCTGATCGAGGGACAGGGCGAGCAGCTGCGCCAGTGTAGCTATGCGCAGCTGGACGCCGATGCCAGCCGCGCTGCGCACCGGCTGATCGAGGCCGGCATCCGCCCCGGCGACATGGTGGGCCTGTGGCTGCCGCGCGGCATGGAGCTGCTCACGCTGCAGCTGGCGATCGCCAAGACCGGCGCTGCCTGGCTGCCCTTCGATGCCGAAACGCCCACCGAACGCATCGCCACCTGCCTCGGCGATGCGAATGCCAAGGCGCTGTTGATCTCGGAGCGGCAGACGCATCTGGTGCAAGCCCAGGCAGGTATTTCAGCGCAGGTCTTCAGCGATACCGCACTGCTGGCGCAACTGCCGGCGGGTACGGCGCTGCGCCGGCGTGATGGCGCGCAGCCCGGCCACCCGGCCTATGTGATCTATACCAGCGGCTCCACGGGCAAGCCCAAGGGCATCGCCATCACCCAGGGCAGCATCTGCCACTTTCTGCGCAGCGAGAATGCGCGGCTTGGCGTGCACCGGGGCGACAAGGTCTACCAGGGCTTCTCGGTGGCCTTCGACATGTCGTTTGAGGAAATCTGGATCAGCTACCTTGTGGGCGCGACGCTGTGGCTGGCGCCGCGCGAGATCGCCGGTGACCCCGAGGCCTTGCCGCGCGCGCTGGTGGAGCAGCAGGTGACAGTGCTGCATGCCGTGCCTACGCTGCTGGCGCTGTTCGCGCAGGATGTGCCGACTTTGCGCCTCATCAATCTTGGCGGCGAGATGTGCCCCGAATCGCTGGTGGCTCGCTGGGCCAACCGGGAGGATGGTGGTCAGCGCCAGATGTTCAATACCTATGGGCCGACCGAGGCCACGGTGTCGGCCAGCCTGGCCGAGCTGCGGGCCGGCGAGCCGGTCACCATCGGCACGCCGCTGCCCAACTACGGCCTGGTGGTGGTGCAGGTGATCGAGGCCGACAGTTTTCCGGCCGGCACCGCGCCCGCGCTGGTGGGCTTGCCGCAGGGCGAGGTCGGCGAGCTGTGCATCACCGGCCCCGGCGTGGCGGCTGGTTACCTGGGCCGCCCCGGGCTGACGGCCGAGAAATTCCTCGCCAACCCCTGGGCTCAGGGTCCGCACGATACGCGGCTGTACCGCACCGGGGATCTGGCGCGCATCGACGCACAAGGCCAGATCCACTGCCTGGGCCGGGCCGACGACCAGGTCAAGATCCGCGGTTTTCGCGTGGAGCTCGGTGAGATCGAGGCCGTGATGGCCCAGCAGCCGGGCGTGGGTACCACGGCCGTGCTGCTGCGTCAGGACGAGGGCATAGACCAGCTAGTCGCCTTCTACGTGCCCACCGAAGTCGCCGCACCGCCTGCGCATTCCACGCTGCGTGCCGCCCTGGCCGAGCGCCTGCCGCCCTATATGGCGCCCGCGCGCTTCGAGGCGCTGGCCGAGATGCCGCGCCTGACCTCGGGCAAGATAGACCGCAAGGCACTCAAGGTCCGGCAGCTGTCCGCAGCGATGGATGCTTCCGGCTCCGACCTGCCCGAAACTCCGGCCGAGGAAGTGCTGTTCGCGGCCCTGGCCCAGCTTTTCCCGGGGCAGTCCATACGCCGCGGGCTGGATTTCTTCAGCGACCTGGGCGGGCATTCCCTGTTCGCGGCGCGGCTGACATCGCTGCTGCGCGCCGATGCGCGCTTTGCCCGGGCCACGGTGAGCACCATCTACCAGCAGCGCCACATAGGACTGATCGCGGATGCACTGCAGGCCGCCATGCTGGCCGATGATGAAGCCACAGTGGGCGTTCCGCCGCGGCCGTTTCGCATCCATTCCGCGTGGCGGCGCTGGCGCTGCGGCGCGGCCCAGGCGGTGGCGATTCCGCTGCTGGTGCTGATCAAGATGGCACAGTGGCTGGCTCCGTTCTTCACCTATCACTTCTTCACTGGCGACGAGAACGACTCGGTCTGGTTTGCCGTGGCCATGTCGGTGCTGGCTTTCGCGATCGCCACCCTGGCCGAATTCGCAATCGCCTGGGCCGGCAAATGGCTGGTCGCCGGGCGCCTCAAGCCCGGGCGCTACCCGCTGTGGGGATGGACCTATTTCCGCTGGTGGTTTGCCGACCGGCTGGTGGAGGCCGTGCCCATCGCGATGATCACCGGTTCCTCGCTGCACCCGCTGTGGCTGCGTGCGCTGGGCGCGAAAGTGGGCCTTGAGACCAATCTCGGTTCCATGACGGTGCGTGCGCCCGACCTGCTGGTCATCGGCGACGGCGTGAGTGTGGGCAATGCCGTGAGCCTGGAGAATGCGCGCGTCGAAGGCGGTGAGCTGGTGCTGGGCCGTATCGCCATCGGCAACGAGGTCTGCATAGGCTCCTATGTGGTTGTGGAAGGCAATACCCGTCTCGAAGACTGGGCCCACCTTGAGGGGCAGTCGGCGCTGGCCGACGGCATGGTCCAGCCTGCGCGCAGCATCTGGGCCGGCTCGCCGGCGCGGGCCGTGGGCGAGTTCGACCCTGGCAGCCTGCCGCCGCGCCAGACGGCGGGTCGGCTGCGCCAGGCCCTGGAGATGCTGGTCTTCCTGGCGGGTGGGCTGCTGGTGGCCACGCTGTTCTTCATGCCGGTGTTCCCGACCTTCATGCTGATCGACGTGCTCGACGTCGAGGCGATCTCGGTGCGGCCGTTGCTGGAGCAGGGCGTGGTCGATGCGGGGGGAGCCTTCATGCTGCGCCTTCTCAAGTTCTTCGTGCTGGCCCTGCCATCCAGCCTGGTGCTGGTGGCATGCACGGTGCTGGCAGCGGCGCTGGTGCGCTATCTGTTCCTGCCGCGTACGCGGGCCGGTACCTGGTCGGTGCACAGCGGGCGTTACCTGGGTAAATGGCTGGTCAACCAGATCCAGGAGGCGAGCCTGTCCACGCTGCACGGCATCTACGCCACGGTCTACTCCTCCACCTGGTACCGGCTGCTGGGCGCCAAGGTCGGCAGGCAGACCGAGCTGTCCACGGCACTGGGCGTGGTGCCCGATATGTTGACGCTGGGTGACGAATGCTTTGTGGCCGATGCAGTGATGCTGGGCGACGAGCTCATCGACGGCGGCTGGATGACGGTCAAGCCCACGGTAGTGTCGCGCCGCAGTTTCATCGGCAACGGCGCCTATGTGCCCGATGGCTCGACCATCCCCGAGAATGTGCTCATAGGCGTGATGACGGCCGTGCCACGCAATGCGGACATGCAAAGTGGCGACACCTGGCTGGGGGCGCCTGCGATCAACTTGCCGGCGCGCGAGGTCGCACAGGGCTATCCAGAGCATCTGACGTTTGCGCCTTCTGCGTGGCGGCGAGTCGCGCGCGGGTTGGTGGAGGCCGTTCGCATTGCCGTTCCACATGCGCTGGTGATTGCCGTCGGCTATGCCATTGTGCTGGATGCGATGCCTCTGGCTTCTGAAGAGCGCTGGGGGGCCGTGGTGCTGGACCTGGCCATTTCGGGGGTGCTCTTCGGGATCGTGGCGTTCTTTCTGGTGGCGCTGTTCAAATGGCTGACGATCAGGCGCTACGGCAAGACGGCCGTGCCCATGTGGACACCTTTTGTCTGGCTCTCCGAGGCTGCGACCAATATGTATGAGGGCATGGCCGTGCCCAACTTCCTGCGTTACCTGCGTGGCACACCCTGGCTGCCACTGGCCATGAACCTGATGGGCTGCAAGATTGCGGCCAGCGTCTATCTGGATACCACCGACATCACCGAGCATGACTGCGTGACGATCGGCGCCCATAGCGAGCTCAACGCGCTGTGTTGTCCGCAGACTCATCTGTTCGAGGACCGGGTGATGAAGATAGACCATGTGTCCATAGGCAGCCGCGTGACCATGGGCGCGCGCTGCACTGTGCTCTACAGTGCCAGCGTAGGCGACGACGTACAGCTCGGGCCGCTGACCCTGGTGATGAAGGGCGAGACCCTGCCTGCGCGCACGCGCTGGGAGGGTGCACCGGCCGCACCGGCCCGGCGCCGCACCGGGACGGCCTGA
- a CDS encoding 4'-phosphopantetheinyl transferase family protein produces MQIRPCLLAGERRAGAPQLRLVQGLDATDRDRARGQARVALRTCLAPELGCTEAELEVSNLRNQAPRLLLRGKPLAAPHCSISHAPGLALLAWHDLGAVGVDIQAVDATAPCRELEDVARLFLRPEAARKLLDIAPDTLFFEAFASAWTQHEARLKCAGLGLAEWSGSLQARLTGMNCAPLKPAAGYAGAVAWYGTAGSGGVR; encoded by the coding sequence ATGCAGATCCGGCCCTGCCTCCTTGCCGGCGAGCGGCGAGCCGGCGCGCCGCAGCTGCGGCTGGTCCAGGGTCTGGATGCCACAGACCGTGACAGGGCGCGAGGCCAGGCTCGGGTGGCGCTGCGAACCTGTCTGGCTCCGGAGCTAGGCTGTACCGAGGCCGAGCTGGAGGTCAGCAACCTGCGCAACCAGGCGCCGCGGCTGTTGCTGCGCGGCAAGCCGCTTGCGGCGCCGCACTGCTCCATCAGCCATGCGCCGGGACTGGCACTGCTGGCCTGGCATGACTTGGGGGCGGTAGGTGTGGATATCCAGGCCGTGGATGCGACCGCGCCGTGCCGCGAGCTGGAGGATGTGGCGCGCCTGTTTCTGAGGCCGGAAGCCGCTCGGAAGCTTCTGGATATTGCGCCGGATACTCTATTTTTTGAAGCGTTTGCGAGCGCCTGGACGCAGCACGAAGCCAGACTTAAATGCGCTGGCCTGGGTCTGGCTGAATGGAGTGGCTCGCTGCAGGCGCGACTGACGGGCATGAACTGTGCACCGCTGAAGCCCGCAGCTGGCTATGCGGGCGCCGTGGCCTGGTATGGCACTGCCGGCAGCGGCGGCGTGCGCTGA
- a CDS encoding TRAP transporter large permease produces the protein MGITLFVAIIALLTLGFPVAFALAISAALAVFVGGRYPQLIVFKEMFTGIDSFPLMAVPFFILAAELMSGGALTAVLLRFAAQFVGHLRGGLGYANVLSLTMFSGISGSALADAAGPGSMMVKMMDKAGYSRPYAAALTASTAIVGPIIPPSVSMIIYALQDENVSVGGLFMAGFIPGILIALAMAAVNWWVCKKRNYRSTEPRPSAREMWSTSFKAIPALMLIVLIVVGIRFGIFTPTEASVVAVFYALVCGKWVYRTLKWSALPGILARSAMLTASVLLVMATSAAFAWVLTVEGIPQYLSELIVSWELSPVMFLIAVNILLLVFGIFMEPLPGVMILVPILAPIAFSLGIDPTHFAMVVIVNLTLGMITPPVGGLLFVTAVSTRVSITDLTREMPLFLLAHFVVLCLLTFIPALSTWLPHTLGFQ, from the coding sequence ATGGGTATCACTTTATTTGTTGCCATCATCGCCCTGCTCACGCTGGGCTTTCCGGTGGCGTTTGCGCTGGCCATCTCGGCAGCCCTTGCAGTCTTTGTCGGTGGACGTTATCCACAGCTGATCGTCTTCAAGGAAATGTTCACGGGCATCGACAGCTTTCCGCTGATGGCCGTGCCCTTCTTCATCCTGGCCGCAGAGCTGATGTCGGGCGGTGCGCTCACGGCCGTGCTGCTGCGCTTTGCCGCCCAGTTCGTCGGCCATCTGCGCGGCGGCCTGGGCTATGCCAATGTGCTGTCGCTGACCATGTTCTCGGGCATCTCGGGCTCGGCCCTGGCCGATGCAGCCGGCCCCGGCTCCATGATGGTCAAGATGATGGACAAGGCCGGCTACAGCCGCCCCTATGCAGCCGCGCTGACGGCCAGCACCGCCATCGTGGGCCCCATCATTCCGCCATCGGTGAGCATGATCATCTATGCGCTGCAGGATGAGAATGTCTCCGTGGGCGGCCTGTTCATGGCCGGCTTCATTCCCGGCATTCTGATCGCGCTGGCCATGGCGGCCGTCAACTGGTGGGTCTGCAAGAAGCGCAACTACCGCAGCACCGAGCCGCGCCCTTCGGCACGCGAGATGTGGAGCACCAGCTTCAAGGCCATCCCCGCGCTGATGCTCATCGTGCTCATCGTGGTCGGCATCCGCTTCGGCATCTTCACGCCCACGGAAGCGTCCGTCGTGGCCGTGTTCTATGCCCTGGTCTGCGGCAAATGGGTTTACCGCACGCTCAAGTGGTCGGCCCTGCCCGGCATCCTGGCGCGCTCGGCCATGCTCACGGCCTCGGTGCTGCTGGTGATGGCGACCTCGGCAGCATTTGCCTGGGTGCTCACGGTGGAAGGCATTCCGCAGTATCTGTCCGAGCTGATCGTGAGCTGGGAACTCTCGCCCGTCATGTTCCTGATTGCCGTGAACATTCTGCTGCTGGTCTTCGGCATCTTCATGGAGCCGCTGCCCGGTGTGATGATTCTGGTGCCCATTCTTGCGCCCATCGCCTTCAGCCTGGGCATCGATCCAACGCACTTCGCCATGGTGGTGATCGTCAACCTCACGCTGGGCATGATCACGCCGCCGGTCGGCGGCCTGCTGTTCGTGACCGCCGTGTCCACGCGCGTGTCCATCACCGATCTGACGCGCGAGATGCCGCTGTTCCTGCTGGCACACTTCGTCGTGCTGTGCCTGCTGACCTTCATCCCGGCACTGTCCACCTGGCTGCCGCATACGCTGGGCTTCCAGTAA
- a CDS encoding TRAP transporter small permease: MLDRIERTLVAGNRWLLILLLLAMACIVFANVVLRYTTGDSIVWAEEVARHMMIWVTFLGSGLVLRFGGHVAIDNLHRSVSTRKAQAMRGFVVLILAVFFVVMTVTSSQYVYATRFQTTAATDIPISYIYGAMPVGFVLMLIHLLFIARGYITAGSFAESDEMDADAAASI; encoded by the coding sequence CGCTGGCTGCTGATCTTGCTGCTGCTGGCCATGGCCTGCATCGTTTTCGCCAATGTGGTGCTGCGCTACACCACGGGCGACTCCATCGTCTGGGCCGAAGAAGTGGCCCGCCACATGATGATCTGGGTCACTTTTCTGGGCTCCGGCCTGGTGCTGCGCTTTGGCGGCCATGTGGCCATCGACAATCTGCACCGCAGCGTGAGCACCCGCAAGGCGCAGGCCATGCGCGGCTTTGTCGTGCTGATCCTGGCGGTCTTCTTTGTCGTGATGACCGTGACCTCGTCGCAGTATGTGTACGCCACACGCTTTCAGACCACGGCGGCCACGGACATTCCGATCTCCTATATCTACGGCGCCATGCCTGTGGGCTTTGTGCTGATGCTGATCCATCTGCTGTTCATCGCACGCGGCTACATCACCGCAGGCAGCTTCGCAGAGTCGGATGAAATGGATGCGGATGCCGCAGCGTCTATATGA